CCCGCTTCGCAAGTCCCGAGCAGACTGCCCGTGCCTGCTCGAATATCCTGTAGGACTCCTCTACCGGAACCGCAAACGGCTTGTTCCCGACTGTAGGGCGGCACTGGAAGACATAGTACGGGTGGATACCGATCGATGCCAATTTGTTAAACAATCCAGCAAGCACTCCAGGATGATCGTTGATGCCGCGGAGCAGTGGCGTCTGGTTCATGACGATCGCTCCGGCGTCCTGAAGAAGGGAGACTGCCTGGCGTGCGGCCTCGGTCAGTTCACGCGGGTGGTTAAACTGAGCAATGATGTAGATGCGTTTATCATCCAGGCTGTATTGTCGGACCATATCGAGCAATGCAGGGTCGTTGATGATCCGGTAGGGATTATATGCAAGCATCTTTGTGCCAATTCGGATGATCCCGATATGATTAATATCACGTAGTTGCCGGATGATCTCGGTCAGCCGGCCAGTCTCAAGGGTCAGGGGGTCGCCCCCGGTCAGCAGGACGTTATTGATCTCCGGGTGGTCGCGAATATAGTCAAGCCCTTTGGAGACGTCTTTATTCACTTCACGTGCATCCTTGATGAAGAGGCGTTTGCGGAAACAGTAGCGGCAGAGACCTCCACAGGCATCGCTCACCAGCATGAGGGCAGTCTCCCGGTACTTGTGCTGCAACCCCGGCGCACGGGTATACCGGTGTTCCGATGAGGGATCGAGATGCCCCCAGGGCTCAAGTTCACCCGGGTTAGGGATGATCAATCTCCGGATGGGATCCTTGAGATCTTCCCAGTTAATCAGGGAGAGGTAGTAATCGTTCGATCGGAATGCAAAGAGATCTGTAACGCGTTTAAGTTCGGCACGCTCTTTTGCATCGATATTGGCAACCTGTTCCAATGATACAAGGTACTTCGGCTTCATAATCCTCCTTTTTCGTTGACACTCTCCTCTACGCGATACAGCCAGCAGTAATCGGGCCGCATAAGAGCGAGATCAAGAATGGCGATCCATATACGCAAACGGTTTATGGGAGTTCCATGCTCTCATGCAGGAAACCATTGCCCGGGATATGTGACTTTAGAGTGTCAGACCTATTATTACCTGAAAAATAGCTTTGAGAATACTTAAGATTTTGGCCCGAACCCGCAAAAACGGTCAAAGTCAGGCCAGTCTTTAAGAGGCCTTAAATTTTTGATTACTTTTTTTTACGAGCCATAGAGAGAATATCGACCACATACTTCCCCTCTTTTTCAAGACCAACGACAAATTCGTCAGATTTTGCCAATTTCTCAATATTCAACTCGTATGATCCGGGGCCAAGGATCCGGATGCTCTCAATCCGGTCAAAGACCTCGATCTCCTTCCTCTGTCGATCCGGCCGGACCTCAAGTACATCGCGCCCGGTCTCCCTCACGATCTCACTGACGGTTTTTTCTTTCAGCACATCGTCGTGTCGTTCAGCCTCACGAATGTAGAGAAATTTCTTCCCACCGCAACTAGGGCATCCTTTCAAGATCTTCGTCGAACCGTCTTCAAACTCCCTACCGCATTGCGTACACTTGTGAGGCATCTCAATCACCTGTGATCACTGTTCACCTTGAGGAAGAGATCCATGCGCTGATGAGATCTTTCTCCTTCTTTATAGTCTTGAGCTGGTTTGCAGGCCCAATAACCGTTAGCCGGGCTTCAGAACGTTTCCCGCCAAGGAGCCTTGAGAGAAAACCTTCCTGGACGTCTTTGACAGGGTAGGTCTCCATCTCGATACCGCTAAACCCGTCAGGCGTGATCTCCCGCATCGTAATCTCAATAAGTTTGCTCTGCTCATCCGGCGCGAGGCCCTTTTCCAGGATAACGATGTTGCCCTCCATAACATCGTCGAGGATCAGACGAATCTTCTCCATGCCTGTAAGCCGGTCAAGGCGTTCTGCCGAGATAAGGTCTATCTGTACACCCTGTATCATCTCCATCACCCAAAATAGGATGCCATCGTTTCATATAGTTCGTCTACATTGCTCCCCTCTAGACCCGATATGGCGACCACGGGGTGCTGGGGAAACGCACTCTTGATCCGCGCAGGTGACGCATCGGGAAGATCAATCTTGTTTGCGACAATCAAAACCGGGAGATTTCTGCTCTCAATAATCCCCACCATCATGATGTTCACCTGCTGGAACGGGTCCTGTGTGGAATCAAGCATATAGATGACACCATCAATGTCCTCCCGGAGCCAGTGCATCGCCTCGGCAACTCCTTCGGTTGCCTCCCGCGCCCGCTTGATCGCCTCCTCTTTCTCGAAACCGTACTCGAGAAACTCATTGTAGTCGATCTTGGTTGTCACACCCGGCGTATCGACGATATCAAAGGTGATCGCGTGACCGTTGCTGCCCGTGATGGTTATATTCTCCTTACGGCGCACACGACGGGTTTCGTGAGGCACCTCGCTGACAGGCCCGACTGCGTCCCCAATCCAATCCCGGACGATCCTGTTGGCAAGCGTCGTTTTGCCGGCATTGGGCGGGCCATAGATCCCAATGCGACGGGTCCGCTTCCCAAAGAACGCCTGAAGGATTCGGGAGATCCTTTGTTTTGTACGAACTAATATGCTCATCTGGCACCTTCTGATTGTCCATTTCGCGTATACTTACGTATGCTATGACACTCCCAGATAAATATAATTATATGTTCCATTCTGCATATGCCATCGGATATGGAGGAGAAACAGCAATTCGCTGGTGAGAGAATTCTTTTATATTGTCAAAACCTAGATACACCTGAACCTGGATAATCGGCTCTCAAAACGACCGAATTAGGAGAATCCTATGATGAATAATAGCGATACCATCCACTTCGAGACACGTGTTCCAGTCAGGGAGGTCATGCGGAGCCATCCTACGACCATCGATGTGGGGGAAACAGTCGCCCGAGCGGCGCAGTCGATGTGCCGTGATGAGGTCG
This window of the Methanoculleus thermophilus genome carries:
- a CDS encoding KamA family radical SAM protein is translated as MKPKYLVSLEQVANIDAKERAELKRVTDLFAFRSNDYYLSLINWEDLKDPIRRLIIPNPGELEPWGHLDPSSEHRYTRAPGLQHKYRETALMLVSDACGGLCRYCFRKRLFIKDAREVNKDVSKGLDYIRDHPEINNVLLTGGDPLTLETGRLTEIIRQLRDINHIGIIRIGTKMLAYNPYRIINDPALLDMVRQYSLDDKRIYIIAQFNHPRELTEAARQAVSLLQDAGAIVMNQTPLLRGINDHPGVLAGLFNKLASIGIHPYYVFQCRPTVGNKPFAVPVEESYRIFEQARAVCSGLAKRARFVISHATGKIEVVGKTDEYTFFKYNQAANPDDRGRFMIYKSNPNAYWFDDYTELVDEGRVRGPSGAM
- a CDS encoding Zn-ribbon domain-containing protein, whose protein sequence is MPHKCTQCGREFEDGSTKILKGCPSCGGKKFLYIREAERHDDVLKEKTVSEIVRETGRDVLEVRPDRQRKEIEVFDRIESIRILGPGSYELNIEKLAKSDEFVVGLEKEGKYVVDILSMARKKK
- a CDS encoding DUF2073 domain-containing protein, with product MIQGVQIDLISAERLDRLTGMEKIRLILDDVMEGNIVILEKGLAPDEQSKLIEITMREITPDGFSGIEMETYPVKDVQEGFLSRLLGGKRSEARLTVIGPANQLKTIKKEKDLISAWISSSR
- a CDS encoding Era-like GTP-binding protein, with protein sequence MSILVRTKQRISRILQAFFGKRTRRIGIYGPPNAGKTTLANRIVRDWIGDAVGPVSEVPHETRRVRRKENITITGSNGHAITFDIVDTPGVTTKIDYNEFLEYGFEKEEAIKRAREATEGVAEAMHWLREDIDGVIYMLDSTQDPFQQVNIMMVGIIESRNLPVLIVANKIDLPDASPARIKSAFPQHPVVAISGLEGSNVDELYETMASYFG